Proteins co-encoded in one Schistocerca cancellata isolate TAMUIC-IGC-003103 chromosome 5, iqSchCanc2.1, whole genome shotgun sequence genomic window:
- the LOC126188209 gene encoding protein mono-ADP-ribosyltransferase PARP12-like, translated as MNASSEFELCLLLSDTTEYEEILRLFKKTTQKQFMVEKIYRVQNPYLLGCYLLKKQEMESRYGYVAEEYLFHGTKEENKDKICRNNFDWRNHGRSAGNTFGKGVSFTPISCYASHYSDKHNSQRIMFVSKVLIAHETVGHKSMKIPPLFAYRQCLRYDTTTKENRHVIVKYSDNEFYPAYIVYYTGQYEKKEQGQLRL; from the coding sequence ATGAATGCCAGCTCAGAATTTGAGCTGTGTTTGTTGCTTTCTGACACTACTGAATATGAAGAAATACTGAGGTTATTCAAAAAGACCACACAGAAGCAATTCATGGTTGAGAAAATTTACAGGGTTCAGAATCCATACTTGTTGGGATGTTACTTACTCAAGAAACAAGAAATGGAATCAAGATATGGTTATGTTGCTGAGGAGTATTTATTTCATGGTaccaaagaagaaaacaaagataaAATTTGCAGAAATAATTTTGACTGGAGGAATCATGGCAGGTCAGCAGGCAACACTTTTGGGAAAGGTGTTTCATTTACACCTATTTCTTGTTATGCCAGTCATTATTCAGATAAACATAACTCTCAGAGAATCATGTTTGTATCAAAGGTTCTAATTGCACATGAAACTGTAGGTCACAAGAGTATGAAAATACCACCTCTATTTGCTTATAGGCAGTGCCTTAGATATGACACTACTACTAAAGAAAATCGCCATGTTATTGTAAAATACTCTGATAATGAGTTCTATCCTGCATATATTGTGTATTACACAGGACAATATGAGAAGAAGGAACAGGGACAATTAAGACTGTAA